The genomic region CAAAATATTGGACTCTGAACTCCTTGAACAGATTGTCACCAATTTAAAAGACATTAATTCCAAACTTGACAAGCTCATAGTACAGGTTGATAACAGGGACGAACAGATCAGCGAAAAAGAAAGAATCATGGCTGATTCCCTGGACGTTATCACATTGTTGTCCCTTCCCGACCATCTTAGGACAACTGCCACAACATTATTTGAGATTGGACCTGCAACGGCAGATGAGATCTCAAAAATAACAAATAAAGAAAGAGCAGTTGAAAGTAACTATCTTAACCAGCTTGTCAGAATGAACCATGTACGGAAATACAGAGAAGGAAGGAAAGTATATTTCCGTATCAACGATAGCTTAAAGAAAAAATAATATATGATGAGATAGATGCTAATTTCTGCATATATGAAATATTGATATACCCTAATTGAACTAATCAATGAATTAACATGACACTCACATTAGCAATCCATTCTTCCAAAGGCGGTACAGGGAAAACCAGTATTGCAATGAACCTAGCAGTTGCTTTTGCATCTACCGGGAAAAACACGTGTCTTATAGATCTTGATCTTAGAGGACCGTCACTCTGCTCAATGTTTGAGCCTAAAACCCATTTCTGGATTAATGATTTCCTTTCAGGGAAATGCAATATAAATGACACACTTACAGATGTCAAAGGCGAAATGGGAACTGAAGCTCATATGTACCTTAGTTTTTCAAACCCGGATATCAGAGAGATAAGAGATCTGGTAAGTAAAGATCGTGACTGGCAGGCAAGTGCCCTTAAAGCTCTAATGAACGGAAAGAGAGAACTTTCAGAAAAGGATCTTGATGTAATAATATTCGACACCAGTCCGGGAGTGGAATATGAGTCAATTAATGCAGTGGCAGCATCTGATATGGTAATCATAGTACACAATGATACCAATGCCTGTACCAGCTGTACAGAACAGCTTATAAACGGAGTTTATTCCCTTCTTGATAAAAAATGTGGCATTATTGACAACATGTCCCATCGTAATATAATCGACATAATCGATACTAAAAGATACGGAGTCCCTGTTCTTGCAACAATTCCATGTATGTGTGAGATTGCAACCCGAAGCAAGGATGAAATCCTTGTCCATACAGAGCCGGAACATCTGTTCTCAAAGAGCATTTTTTCTATAAAAGAAAAGATCGAAGCAATGAAGTGATTATTACTTCAATACATCTCTATTTTTCATCATTTTTCAGTATATCGAGAACATCATTCTTGATATATTCATCCAGATCACGGGATTTACGGTCATTTATATCGCTTTCAATATCCCCTGATGAAAGCAGAATATCCTTGAAAACAACTATTAACACATATACAAGAAATGCCGGGAAGAATGCAAGAATGGTTCTTTCCACAGGATAAACCAATATGACCGATTTATAAGCACTTGCCGGAAGATCATATAATAGATGATACGATATGCTGCCTGCCATGTGGTCCGTGAGAACCCCGAGCAATGAGGCAAAAAATAAAGAGACAAAGATAAATAGCCTTGAAGTGATGCTTTTTTTA from Methanolobus tindarius DSM 2278 harbors:
- a CDS encoding helix-turn-helix domain-containing protein, whose translation is MDSELLEQIVTNLKDINSKLDKLIVQVDNRDEQISEKERIMADSLDVITLLSLPDHLRTTATTLFEIGPATADEISKITNKERAVESNYLNQLVRMNHVRKYREGRKVYFRINDSLKKK
- a CDS encoding MinD/ParA family ATP-binding protein is translated as MTLTLAIHSSKGGTGKTSIAMNLAVAFASTGKNTCLIDLDLRGPSLCSMFEPKTHFWINDFLSGKCNINDTLTDVKGEMGTEAHMYLSFSNPDIREIRDLVSKDRDWQASALKALMNGKRELSEKDLDVIIFDTSPGVEYESINAVAASDMVIIVHNDTNACTSCTEQLINGVYSLLDKKCGIIDNMSHRNIIDIIDTKRYGVPVLATIPCMCEIATRSKDEILVHTEPEHLFSKSIFSIKEKIEAMK